Proteins encoded together in one uncultured Desulfosarcina sp. window:
- a CDS encoding polyphosphate kinase 2 family protein, translated as MFKSIKSKYLVPDDGSFRIAHASTLPPGKVHEKKEYKKQLNEVVEQLEDLQRILYAEDKYALLLIFQAIDAAGKDSTIRAVMSGVNPAGCQVYSFKRPTPEELDHDFLWRTARCLPERGRIGIFNRSYYEEVLVTRVHPEYLDLQKLPEPIDKDKLWKWRFESIRDHEKHLARNGTVILKFWLNVSKDEQRRRFLSRIDEPHKNWKFEIADVRERGFWDQYMKVYEKALNETSRPWAPWYAVPADNKPFMRVAVAEIIVKSLTKLGLEYPHVSPEVKSKFSEMRRMLENED; from the coding sequence ATGTTCAAATCAATCAAAAGCAAATATCTCGTGCCCGACGACGGTTCGTTTCGCATTGCCCACGCCTCGACGCTTCCACCCGGAAAGGTACACGAAAAAAAAGAGTATAAAAAGCAGCTCAACGAGGTCGTCGAGCAGCTTGAGGATCTCCAACGGATTTTGTATGCCGAGGATAAGTATGCCTTGCTGTTGATTTTTCAGGCCATCGACGCTGCCGGGAAAGACAGCACCATCCGTGCCGTCATGAGCGGGGTGAACCCGGCAGGATGCCAGGTGTACTCGTTCAAACGGCCGACTCCCGAAGAACTGGATCACGATTTTCTGTGGCGAACCGCTCGATGTCTGCCCGAGCGAGGACGCATCGGCATCTTCAACCGAAGCTATTACGAAGAAGTCCTGGTTACCCGGGTCCATCCCGAATATCTGGATCTCCAGAAACTGCCCGAGCCCATCGATAAAGATAAACTTTGGAAATGGCGTTTCGAGTCCATTCGCGATCATGAAAAACATCTGGCCAGAAACGGAACGGTTATTTTGAAATTCTGGCTCAATGTTTCAAAGGATGAGCAACGCAGACGGTTTCTCTCCCGTATCGACGAGCCCCACAAGAATTGGAAATTCGAGATCGCCGATGTCCGGGAACGGGGGTTCTGGGATCAATATATGAAGGTTTATGAAAAGGCGCTCAACGAAACCTCCCGCCCCTGGGCGCCCTGGTATGCCGTCCCGGCTGACAACAAACCGTTTATGCGCGTTGCGGTGGCCGAAATCATCGTAAAAAGCCTTACCAAACTCGGGTTGGAATATCCGCATGTCAGTCCCGAGGTAAAGTCCAAGTTTTCCGAGATGCGGAGAATGTTGGAGAATGAGGATTGA
- a CDS encoding IS3 family transposase (programmed frameshift) produces the protein MSKKKRKTYNREFKKEAVALITDKGYSVAEASRNLGVEYSVLRRWKMQLADDPQNAFPGKGRQKADDQEVRNLQKELERVKEERDILKKALALLCGGSEMKFQFISDHRETFKVGRMCALLNVSPSGFYAWLNRPESRRIIENRALENRIRVLHAASHGIYGSPKIHRDLTDEGIRCGKNRVARIMREAGIRSRTKKKFKVTTNSRHNLPVAPNLLNQEFTVDAPDRTWVGDITYIHTQEGWVYLAVLIDLFNRKVVGWSASPRMTRQLTIDALQMALDHRRPDPGLMHHSDRGSQYASGDYQKLLTKHQMICSMSRKGNCYDNAVAESFFRLLKTEWVNHHRYLSRSEAISSLFYYIEIFYNRKRRHSVLDYATPQEYENFPFAA, from the exons TTGTCAAAGAAAAAACGAAAGACTTACAACCGTGAATTTAAGAAGGAGGCCGTGGCACTGATCACCGACAAGGGATACAGCGTTGCCGAAGCCTCCCGGAATCTGGGTGTCGAATACAGTGTCCTGCGCCGCTGGAAAATGCAGTTGGCCGATGATCCCCAAAATGCCTTTCCCGGTAAAGGGCGGCAAAAAGCTGATGACCAGGAAGTTCGCAATCTCCAAAAGGAACTGGAGCGGGTAAAAGAGGAACGTGACATCTTAAAAAAAGCACTGGCCT TACTTTGCGGAGGATCAGAAATGAAATTTCAATTCATCTCTGACCACCGGGAGACGTTCAAGGTAGGCCGCATGTGTGCGTTGCTTAATGTCTCCCCCTCTGGATTTTACGCCTGGCTCAATCGACCGGAGAGCCGCCGGATCATCGAAAACCGGGCTTTAGAGAATAGAATACGTGTCCTTCACGCCGCCAGCCACGGTATTTACGGGTCGCCCAAAATTCACCGGGATCTTACCGACGAAGGCATTCGTTGTGGCAAAAACCGCGTAGCCCGGATAATGCGTGAAGCTGGCATCCGGTCTCGTACAAAAAAGAAATTCAAAGTCACGACCAACTCCCGGCACAACCTGCCGGTGGCTCCCAACCTGTTGAATCAGGAGTTCACCGTAGATGCTCCGGACCGCACCTGGGTCGGCGATATCACCTACATTCATACCCAGGAAGGGTGGGTGTATCTGGCCGTTCTGATTGATCTGTTCAACCGCAAGGTGGTCGGCTGGTCCGCCTCACCCCGGATGACCCGACAATTGACCATCGATGCGTTGCAAATGGCGCTGGATCATCGACGCCCTGACCCGGGATTAATGCACCACTCAGATCGGGGCAGCCAGTACGCTTCTGGAGATTACCAGAAACTGCTCACTAAACATCAGATGATTTGCAGCATGAGCCGCAAGGGAAACTGCTATGACAACGCGGTTGCGGAAAGTTTCTTCCGCCTGCTGAAAACCGAGTGGGTGAATCATCACCGGTACCTCAGCCGGTCAGAAGCGATCAGCAGCCTATTTTACTATATCGAAATCTTCTACAATCGAAAAAGACGTCACTCTGTGCTTGATTATGCAACGCCGCAAGAATACGAAAATTTCCCCTTTGCGGCTTAA